A DNA window from Flavisolibacter ginsenosidimutans contains the following coding sequences:
- a CDS encoding aminotransferase class III-fold pyridoxal phosphate-dependent enzyme: protein MIETKTISETKEIIQDNKDYTLFSWSKQKGTNPIAVKYGEGVYLYDYDGKRYIDFSSGLMNVNIGHGDQRITAAVMKQMQEVSYVTPSCVTKVRGELGKKLAEICPGDLNKAFFTLCGATSIENAIKLARLYTGRHKILTRYQSYHGASVGAISASGDPRRIPVDAQQAPNFVHFDLPYAYRYEHGEEALLKDCVAQLERIIAYEGPGNIAAILLEGQSGSSGCFMYPDGYLKSVRQICDKHGILLIMDEVMSGFGRTGKWFGFQHHDIVPDMIAMAKGLTCGYLPFGCLMVSDKIAVKYDDAVLPLGLTYSAHPVSCAAALETLKIYEDDNLIENAEAMGRYLDSRIEELKQKHPCIGDWRNEGLLGCLELVKNRKTKEPMAPFNAKPDEMVVMNKVAAKIKELGMYTFVRWGYVFIAPPLIVTKEQIDEGLAIISEALKIADEAAQPL, encoded by the coding sequence ATGATAGAAACAAAAACAATATCCGAAACAAAGGAGATCATTCAGGACAACAAGGATTACACTTTGTTCTCGTGGAGCAAACAAAAAGGTACCAATCCGATTGCCGTTAAATACGGCGAAGGCGTTTATCTCTATGATTACGATGGCAAGCGGTACATTGATTTTTCGTCGGGATTGATGAACGTGAACATCGGTCACGGCGACCAACGAATTACAGCGGCGGTGATGAAACAAATGCAGGAAGTGAGTTACGTTACGCCGAGTTGCGTGACAAAAGTTCGCGGCGAATTGGGAAAGAAGTTGGCAGAGATTTGTCCCGGTGATTTGAACAAAGCTTTCTTCACCCTGTGCGGTGCAACGTCGATCGAAAATGCCATCAAGCTTGCAAGACTTTATACCGGTCGTCATAAAATTTTAACCCGCTATCAATCATATCACGGTGCGTCTGTTGGTGCCATTTCGGCGAGTGGAGACCCGAGAAGAATTCCTGTTGATGCGCAGCAAGCGCCCAACTTTGTTCACTTCGATTTGCCGTATGCTTATCGTTACGAACACGGCGAAGAAGCGCTGTTGAAAGATTGCGTTGCGCAATTGGAACGCATCATTGCTTACGAAGGCCCGGGCAATATCGCTGCAATTTTATTGGAAGGACAAAGCGGCTCATCGGGTTGTTTTATGTATCCTGATGGTTATTTAAAATCAGTTCGCCAAATCTGCGATAAGCACGGTATCCTGCTAATTATGGATGAAGTGATGAGTGGTTTTGGTCGCACAGGAAAATGGTTTGGTTTTCAGCACCACGACATAGTTCCCGACATGATTGCGATGGCGAAAGGATTGACCTGTGGTTATCTTCCGTTTGGTTGTTTGATGGTAAGCGATAAGATCGCTGTGAAGTATGACGATGCCGTGTTGCCGCTTGGTCTTACGTATTCTGCGCATCCTGTTAGTTGTGCCGCGGCTTTGGAAACCTTGAAGATTTATGAAGACGACAACCTGATTGAGAACGCCGAAGCAATGGGTCGTTACCTTGATTCACGGATAGAAGAACTCAAACAAAAACATCCGTGCATCGGTGATTGGCGCAACGAAGGTTTGCTCGGTTGTTTGGAATTGGTGAAGAACCGGAAGACAAAAGAACCAATGGCGCCTTTCAACGCGAAGCCGGATGAAATGGTGGTGATGAACAAAGTGGCGGCGAAGATTAAAGAACTCGGCATGTACACTTTTGTTCGCTGGGGTTATGTTTTTATTGCGCCGCCGTTGATTGTTACCAAAGAGCAGATTGATGAAGGGTTGGCTATTATTTCGGAAGCGTTGAAGATTGCGGATGAAGCGGCCCAACCCCTATAA
- a CDS encoding NCS1 family nucleobase:cation symporter-1, whose protein sequence is MAENNSSLYNEDLAVVPKEKRTWGTWNYAALWISMSLCIPTYTMASSMINQGMSWWQAILTIFVGNAVVLVPMILNGHAGAKYGIPFPVFARASFGTKGANIPAMLRAIVACGWFGIQTWIGGASLYNLIRAWNPSLEAINVTSLFPQAVPFLCFLAFWLLNMFVVYKGVESIRKLLQFKAVFLPLAALALFFWAITAAKGLGPILSAPSKFGDSSSFLHFFFPALTAVVGFWATLSLNIPDFTRYAKSQKDQIKGQAIGLPPSMTLFAFVGVVVTSASAMIYGNPEWDPVQLAGKFENKFMVSFAMIGIIISTLATNIAANIVSPANDFSNLAPKKINFRTGGYITGIIGVLIFPWKLMADPHGYIFTWLIAYSSLLGPIGGILIADYYFVRKQTLVAKDLYRHEGIYGYGNGYNRAAIIALMLGVLPNLPGFLLQIGAVSTTVFPEWISGLYNYAWFVGFFVSGIVYLLLAKPVAQTVTENAEGGVTTIPQSTLNVQNNL, encoded by the coding sequence ATGGCTGAAAACAATTCCTCTCTTTACAACGAAGACCTTGCGGTTGTTCCAAAGGAGAAACGCACCTGGGGTACGTGGAATTATGCGGCGCTGTGGATCAGCATGAGCTTGTGCATTCCAACGTACACGATGGCAAGTTCGATGATCAACCAGGGCATGAGTTGGTGGCAGGCGATACTCACCATCTTTGTGGGCAACGCCGTTGTTTTGGTACCCATGATTTTAAACGGTCACGCCGGCGCCAAGTACGGCATTCCGTTTCCGGTGTTTGCAAGAGCGAGTTTCGGAACAAAGGGCGCAAACATTCCGGCTATGTTAAGGGCGATTGTTGCGTGTGGATGGTTTGGTATTCAAACATGGATTGGCGGTGCATCGCTTTACAATTTAATACGTGCGTGGAATCCTTCTTTGGAAGCGATAAATGTCACTTCCTTGTTTCCGCAGGCTGTTCCGTTTTTGTGCTTTCTCGCTTTCTGGTTGTTGAATATGTTCGTTGTTTACAAAGGCGTAGAAAGCATCCGAAAGTTGCTTCAGTTCAAAGCCGTTTTCTTACCGCTGGCGGCACTGGCTTTGTTCTTTTGGGCTATCACAGCCGCAAAAGGATTGGGACCAATTTTATCTGCACCTTCAAAGTTTGGAGACTCGTCATCTTTCCTGCATTTTTTCTTTCCTGCGTTGACTGCCGTTGTAGGTTTTTGGGCTACACTATCGCTGAATATTCCTGACTTTACACGCTACGCAAAATCACAAAAAGATCAAATAAAAGGACAGGCAATCGGTCTGCCACCTTCGATGACGTTGTTTGCATTTGTTGGTGTTGTAGTCACGTCGGCATCGGCCATGATTTACGGAAACCCCGAGTGGGACCCGGTTCAGTTAGCGGGCAAGTTCGAAAATAAATTCATGGTAAGTTTCGCCATGATCGGCATTATCATTTCAACACTTGCAACAAACATTGCAGCGAATATTGTTAGTCCGGCCAACGATTTCTCAAACCTTGCGCCGAAGAAAATTAATTTCAGAACAGGCGGTTACATCACCGGCATCATCGGCGTTTTAATTTTTCCCTGGAAACTAATGGCCGATCCGCACGGCTATATTTTTACCTGGCTGATTGCGTATTCAAGTTTGCTGGGTCCAATCGGTGGCATCCTCATCGCCGATTATTATTTTGTTCGCAAGCAAACGCTTGTTGCCAAAGATCTTTATCGTCACGAAGGAATTTATGGTTACGGAAACGGGTACAATCGTGCGGCAATAATTGCGTTGATGTTGGGTGTGTTGCCTAACCTTCCGGGTTTTCTTTTACAGATCGGCGCCGTTTCTACAACGGTCTTTCCCGAATGGATTTCGGGGCTTTACAATTATGCGTGGTTCGTTGGGTTTTTTGTATCGGGAATCGTGTATTTATTGCTAGCAAAACCGGTTGCGCAAACGGTGACTGAAAACGCAGAAGGCGGTGTCACAACGATACCGCAATCAACATTAAACGTTCAAAACAATCTTTGA
- a CDS encoding YbbC/YhhH family protein has protein sequence MKKQRKESGTSDQELDLNNLKMKPIVSLKFFFRVLSLSILFPLTSCGQDFSDRILLGKGYARKSVKATLGDKNYKPFYDTLIKDKETAIAVVEPILFKIYGKKTIADERPYECYLIDGFWFISGTLPRNSVGGTFEVIFDSKNGRVLKIIHGK, from the coding sequence ATGAAAAAGCAGCGGAAAGAAAGTGGAACGAGCGACCAAGAATTGGATTTAAACAATCTTAAAATGAAACCGATAGTGAGTTTAAAATTCTTCTTCAGAGTTCTAAGTTTATCAATACTCTTTCCGCTTACTTCTTGCGGGCAAGACTTTAGCGACAGAATCCTACTTGGTAAGGGATATGCAAGGAAATCAGTAAAGGCAACTCTTGGTGACAAAAATTACAAGCCTTTCTATGATACCCTAATAAAAGATAAAGAGACAGCTATTGCCGTTGTTGAACCGATTCTTTTCAAAATTTATGGTAAGAAAACTATTGCTGATGAAAGACCTTATGAATGCTATCTGATTGACGGATTCTGGTTCATCAGTGGTACATTACCGAGAAATTCTGTCGGCGGAACATTCGAAGTAATTTTTGATTCAAAAAATGGGAGAGTACTAAAGATCATTCATGGCAAATAA
- the hydA gene encoding dihydropyrimidinase, producing the protein MSILIKNGRVVTADSDSIADIFIEGETVKAIGKDLPMQADEIIDASGKLVFPGGIDPHVHLDMPFMGTFSSDSYETGTRAALFGGTTMVIDFILQKQGASLADALKEWRSRSDNNCVGDYSFHMAVTDFNEDTRKEIKHFVEEEGITSFKTFMAYKGALMIDDRQMVGLMEEVKKQGGLVTVHATNGDMIDYLIAKHRAEGKLSPLYHYLSQPEVTEAEASERFADLANYTGCPGYIVHLTCEGALNAVRNATRRNQNVLVETCIQYLVIDASLYEREDGAKWVMSPPLREKKDQETLWAGINQGLVKVVATDHCPFKWEQKLMGKDDFSKIPNGHPAIENRMELLYSEGVNKGRITLNKFVEVACTNPAKIFGMFPRKGTIAVGSDADIVIFDPAEKHTLSAKAHHMNVDYSAYEGWEISGKVKTVLLRGKVAINDGKCSVDKGFGKFIKRNKVNGII; encoded by the coding sequence ATGTCCATACTCATTAAGAACGGAAGAGTCGTTACGGCCGATTCGGATAGCATCGCTGATATTTTTATTGAAGGCGAAACGGTGAAAGCGATTGGAAAGGATTTGCCGATGCAAGCCGATGAAATAATTGATGCGTCGGGCAAGCTTGTTTTTCCCGGTGGCATTGATCCGCATGTGCATTTGGATATGCCTTTCATGGGCACATTTTCCAGCGATAGTTATGAAACCGGAACGAGAGCAGCGCTATTTGGCGGCACAACTATGGTGATTGATTTCATTTTGCAAAAGCAAGGAGCTTCATTGGCCGATGCGTTGAAAGAATGGCGTTCACGTTCGGATAATAATTGCGTAGGCGATTACAGCTTTCACATGGCCGTAACGGACTTCAACGAAGACACTAGAAAAGAAATCAAACATTTTGTAGAAGAGGAAGGCATCACGTCGTTTAAAACGTTTATGGCCTACAAAGGTGCGTTGATGATAGACGACCGGCAGATGGTGGGCTTGATGGAAGAAGTGAAAAAGCAAGGCGGTTTGGTGACGGTTCACGCCACCAATGGCGACATGATTGATTACTTAATTGCAAAGCATCGAGCCGAAGGAAAGTTGTCGCCGCTTTACCATTATTTATCGCAGCCCGAAGTCACCGAAGCCGAAGCTTCGGAACGTTTTGCTGATCTGGCAAATTACACCGGCTGCCCCGGTTACATTGTTCATCTAACTTGTGAAGGTGCGTTGAATGCGGTTCGCAACGCAACAAGACGAAACCAAAACGTGTTAGTGGAAACCTGCATTCAATACCTGGTAATCGATGCGTCCCTTTACGAAAGGGAAGACGGAGCGAAATGGGTGATGAGTCCTCCATTAAGAGAAAAGAAAGACCAAGAAACGTTGTGGGCGGGCATTAATCAAGGCTTGGTGAAGGTTGTTGCAACAGACCATTGTCCGTTTAAGTGGGAGCAAAAGCTGATGGGCAAAGATGATTTTTCAAAAATTCCGAACGGTCATCCGGCGATTGAAAACCGTATGGAATTGCTGTACAGCGAAGGCGTGAACAAAGGCCGCATTACGCTGAATAAATTTGTGGAAGTAGCTTGTACAAATCCTGCAAAAATCTTCGGCATGTTTCCGAGAAAAGGAACCATCGCTGTTGGTTCCGATGCAGACATTGTCATTTTTGATCCTGCCGAAAAGCACACCTTGTCTGCAAAAGCACATCACATGAATGTGGATTACTCGGCTTACGAAGGTTGGGAAATCTCCGGAAAAGTGAAGACGGTTTTGTTGCGGGGCAAAGTTGCTATCAACGATGGCAAATGCAGTGTTGACAAAGGTTTTGGAAAATTTATTAAGCGAAATAAAGTAAACGGAATAATTTAG
- a CDS encoding CoA-acylating methylmalonate-semialdehyde dehydrogenase — protein MKYSPVQNFVGGQFVPSDTRRFLNVVSPLDGEQLSKVPVSSAADLSFAVAAAKNAFPAWSKTPIKERVQVFFRYKFLLEQNLRELAELVHQENGKTMSEAVAEIEKCIELTEFACSLPQLITGEVLEVSKGVECRTEHVPLGVVASIVPFNFPSMVPNWTIPNAIALGNCMILKPSEKVPISAGRIAELLKEAGLPDGVFNIVHGDVEIVEAICDHPDIEAVSFVGSTKIAKIVYQRATHNYKRCLALGGAKNHLMVMPDAIPSMTAQNVAASMSGCAGQRCMAASAMVAVGETDHIIQKIVEEAKKMVPGENLGAVINKESKERIEKYITEAEQQGAKVLLDGRGAKVNGKEEGTYVGPTVIDYVKPEMAIAKEEVFGPVISIMRTKTVDEALAIENANPYGNAAAVFTQNGGVARYIMEKASAGMIGVNVGVPVPREPFSFGGWNESKFGVGDITGKSSIEFWTKLKKTTVKWNPEAGVNWMS, from the coding sequence ATGAAATACAGCCCCGTTCAAAACTTTGTGGGCGGCCAGTTTGTGCCGTCCGATACCCGCCGCTTTTTAAACGTTGTTTCACCGCTGGACGGCGAGCAATTGTCAAAGGTTCCCGTGTCTTCCGCCGCTGATTTATCCTTTGCCGTAGCGGCTGCAAAAAATGCATTTCCTGCGTGGTCAAAAACACCGATAAAAGAACGGGTGCAGGTTTTTTTCCGTTACAAATTTTTGTTGGAACAAAACCTGCGTGAGCTGGCAGAACTCGTTCATCAAGAGAACGGCAAAACCATGAGCGAAGCCGTTGCCGAAATCGAAAAATGCATTGAGTTAACGGAATTTGCCTGCTCGCTTCCGCAATTGATTACCGGCGAAGTATTGGAAGTTAGCAAAGGCGTTGAGTGCCGCACTGAACACGTGCCGCTCGGTGTTGTGGCTTCAATTGTTCCCTTCAATTTTCCGAGCATGGTTCCCAACTGGACCATTCCGAACGCCATTGCACTTGGCAATTGCATGATTTTAAAACCGAGTGAAAAGGTTCCCATTAGCGCCGGCCGCATTGCCGAATTATTGAAAGAAGCGGGCTTGCCGGATGGCGTTTTCAACATCGTTCATGGCGATGTGGAAATTGTTGAGGCTATTTGCGATCATCCCGATATTGAAGCCGTGTCCTTTGTTGGTTCAACCAAGATTGCAAAGATCGTTTATCAACGGGCAACGCATAATTACAAACGTTGCCTTGCACTGGGTGGCGCTAAAAATCATTTGATGGTGATGCCTGATGCCATTCCTTCGATGACGGCGCAAAACGTTGCGGCTTCTATGAGCGGTTGTGCCGGACAGCGATGCATGGCCGCATCGGCGATGGTGGCCGTTGGCGAGACGGATCACATCATTCAAAAAATTGTAGAGGAAGCGAAGAAGATGGTGCCCGGTGAAAACCTTGGCGCCGTTATCAACAAAGAGTCGAAAGAACGCATTGAAAAATACATTACCGAGGCGGAGCAACAAGGTGCGAAGGTTTTGCTCGATGGAAGAGGCGCAAAGGTGAACGGCAAAGAAGAAGGCACATACGTTGGCCCAACGGTAATTGATTACGTAAAGCCTGAAATGGCAATTGCCAAAGAAGAAGTTTTTGGTCCGGTTATCAGCATCATGCGCACAAAAACCGTTGACGAAGCCTTAGCCATTGAGAACGCGAATCCTTATGGCAACGCCGCCGCCGTGTTTACGCAAAACGGTGGTGTGGCCCGCTACATCATGGAAAAAGCAAGTGCCGGAATGATTGGCGTAAACGTAGGCGTGCCCGTTCCGCGTGAACCGTTCTCGTTTGGTGGCTGGAACGAAAGCAAGTTTGGTGTCGGAGATATCACGGGAAAAAGTTCGATTGAGTTTTGGACAAAGCTGAAGAAGACAACGGTAAAATGGAACCCGGAAGCGGGAGTGAATTGGATGAGTTGA
- a CDS encoding ORF6N domain-containing protein translates to MTVIQSIQNRIYEIRGERVMLDFDLAALYEVPTKALNQAVKRNIKRFPKDFMFQLTAAEWKEVWSQSATTSSEAGSLRSQIVTTSQSSRRSDNTPYAFTEQGVAMLSGILNSDKAIAMNIAIMRAFVEIRKILLLQNDVRQQLQEIKERLGGHDAQLTAIYDAMENLLDEKAAERKWNERPRIGFKQS, encoded by the coding sequence ATGACCGTTATTCAAAGCATTCAGAACCGCATTTACGAAATCAGGGGTGAGAGAGTGATGCTCGACTTTGATTTGGCTGCACTATATGAAGTGCCTACAAAAGCGTTGAACCAAGCAGTAAAAAGAAACATCAAACGGTTTCCTAAGGACTTCATGTTTCAGCTTACTGCCGCCGAATGGAAGGAGGTGTGGTCACAATCTGCTACCACATCCAGCGAAGCCGGTTCTTTGAGGTCACAAATTGTGACCACGTCTCAATCAAGCAGACGTAGTGACAATACTCCTTACGCATTCACCGAACAAGGCGTAGCCATGCTAAGCGGCATACTTAATTCCGATAAGGCAATCGCCATGAACATCGCCATCATGCGGGCTTTTGTTGAGATTCGAAAAATCCTGCTGTTGCAAAATGATGTTCGGCAACAACTGCAAGAAATAAAAGAAAGGCTTGGCGGGCACGATGCGCAATTGACTGCTATATATGATGCCATGGAAAATTTGCTGGATGAAAAAGCAGCGGAAAGAAAGTGGAACGAGCGACCAAGAATTGGATTTAAACAATCTTAA